From the genome of Delphinus delphis chromosome 8, mDelDel1.2, whole genome shotgun sequence, one region includes:
- the RAG1 gene encoding V(D)J recombination-activating protein 1 gives MAVSLPPTLGLSSAPDELQHPHIKFSDWKFKLFRVRSFEKAPENAQGEKQDSSEGKPSLEQSPAVLDTPGGQKSALTQLALKPHPKFLKRSHDDRKARDKAMHQANLRHLCRICGNPFKADGHNRRYPVHGPVDGKTQVLLRKKEKRATSWPDLIAKVFRIDVKADVDSIHPTEFCHNCWILMHRRFSSAPCEAYSPRNATMEWSSHTTPCDICHIARQGLKRKGHQPSAQLSKKLRTVIARAREVRRRKRRAQAGISSKELKKKIANCSKIHLSTQLLALDFPAHFVKSVSCQVCEHILADPVETSCKHVFCRICILRCFKVMGNYCPSCRYPCFPTDLESPVKSFLSILNSLMVKCPAKECNEEVSLEKYNHHVSSHKESKETFVHINKGGRPRQHLLSLTRRAQKHRLRELKLQVKAFADKEEGGDVKAVCLTLFLLALRARNEHRQADELEAIMQGRGSGLQPAVCLAIRVNTFLSCSQYHKMYRTVKAITGRQIFQPLHALRSAEKVLLPGHHPFEWQPPLKNVSSSTDVGIIDGLSGLSSSVDDYPVDTIAKRFRYDSALVSALMDMEEDILAGMRDQDLEDYLNGPFTVVVKESCDGMGDVGEKHGSGPAVPEKAVRFSFTIMKITIAHGSQNVKVFEEAKPNSELCCKPLCLMLADESDHETLTAVLSPLIAEREAMKSSRLMLEMGGILRTFKFIFRGTGYDEKLVREVEGLEASGSVYICTLCDATRLEASQNLVFHSITRSHVDNLERYEVWRSNPYHETVEELRDRVKGVSAKPFIETVPSIDALHCDIGNAAEFYKIFQLEIGEVYKNPSASKEERKRWQAALDKHLRKKMNLKPIMRMNGNFARKLMTKETVEAVCELIPSEERHEALRELMDLYLKMKPVWRSSCPAKECPESLCQYSFNSQRFAELLSTKFKYRYEGKITNYFHKTLAHVPEIIERDGSIGAWASEGNESGNKLFRRFRKMNARQSKCYEMEDVLKHHWLYTSKYLQKFMNAHNALKTSGFTINSQGSLGDSLDLEDSPESQNSMEF, from the coding sequence ATGGCTGTCTCTTTGCCACCCACCCTGGGACTCAGTTCCGCCCCAGACGAACTCCAGCACCCACATATTAAATTTTCAGATTGGAAATTTAAGCTATTCAGGGTGAGATCCTTTGAAAAGGCACCTGAAAATGCTCAAGGGGAAAAGCAAGATTCCTCCGAAGGGAAACCCTCTCTAGAGCAATCTCCAGCAGTCCTGGACACGCCTGGTGGTCAGAAATCAGCTCTGACTCAACTGGCATTGAAGCCCCACCCAAAGTTTCTGAAGAGATCCCATGATGACAGGAAAGCAAGAGACAAAGCCATGCACCAAGCCAACCTGCGACATCTCTGCCGCATCTGCGGGAATCCTTTCAAAGCTGATGGGCACAATAGGAGATACCCAGTCCATGGGCCTGTGGATGGTAAAACCCAAGTCCTTTTacgaaagaaggaaaagagggccACGTCCTGGCCAGACCTCATTGCCAAGGTTTTCCGGATCGATGTGAAGGCCGATGTGGACTCGATTCATCCCACTGAGTTCTGCCATAACTGCTGGATCCTCATGCACAGGAGGTTTAGCAGTGCCCCGTGTGAGGCTTACTCCCCAAGGAATGCAACCATGGAGTGGTCCTCCCACACAACACCCTGTGACATCTGCCACATTGCCCGTCAGGGACTCAAGAGGAAGGGTCATCAGCCAAGCGCGCAGCTCAGCAAAAAACTCAGAACTGTGATTGCCCGAGCTCGAGAAGTCCGTCGGCGCAAGAGGAGAGCCCAGGCCGGGATCAGCAGCAAggaactgaagaagaaaatcGCCAACTGCAGTAAGATACATCTCAGTACCCAGCTCCTGGCACTGGACTTCCCGGCGCACTTTGTGAAATCTGTCTCCTGCCAGGTTTGTGAACACATTCTGGCGGACCCTGTAGAGACCAGCTGTAAGCATGTATTTTGCAGGATCTGCATTCTCAGATGCTTCAAAGTCATGGGAAATTATTGTCCTTCTTGCCGGTACCCCTGCTTCCCTACTGACCTGGAGAGTCCAGTGAAGTCTTTTCTGAGCATCTTGAATTCCCTGATGGTGAAATGTCCAGCCAAAGAGTGTAATGAGGAGGTCAGCTTGGAAAAATATAATCACCATGTCTCAAGCCACAAGGAATCGAAAGAGACTTTCGTGCATATTAATAAAGGGGGCCGGCCCCGCCAGCATCTCCTGTCCCTGACCCGGAGGGCTCAGAAACACCGTCTGAGGGAGCTCAAGCTGCAAGTCAAGGCTTTCGCTGACAAAGAAGAAGGTGGAGATGTGAAAGCGGTGTGCCTGACCTTGTTCCTGCTGGCTCTGAGGGCAAGGAATGAGCACAGACAAGCCGACGAGCTGGAGGCCATCATGCAGGGACGGGGCTCCGGCCTGCAGCCGGCTGTTTGCTTGGCCATCCGTGTCAACACCTTCCTCAGCTGCAGCCAGTACCACAAGATGTACAGGACTGTGAAGGCCATCACAGGCAGGCAGATCTTCCAGCCTTTGCACGCCCTTCGGAGTGCTGAGAAGGTCCTTCTGCCAGGCCACCACCCCTTCGAGTGGCAGCCACCTCTGAAGAACGTGTCTTCCAGCACTGACGTGGGCATTATTGATGGACTGTCTGGACTGTCCTCCTCTGTGGATGACTACCCGGTGGACACCATCGCCAAGCGCTTCCGCTATGATTCAGCTTTGGTGTCTGCTCTGATGGACATGGAAGAAGACATCCTGGCGGGCATGAGAGACCAAGACCTTGAGGACTACCTGAATGGCCCCTTCACCGTAGTGGTGAAGGAGTCTTGTGATGGGATGGGAGACGTGGGTGAGAAGCATGGCAGTGGGCCAGCAGTTCCGGAGAAGGCAGTTCGGTTTTCCTTCACGATCATGAAAATCACCATCGCTCACGGGTCACAGAATGTGAAGGTGTTTGAGGAAGCCAAGCCTAACTCTGAACTGTGTTGCAAGCCCTTGTGCCTCATGCTGGCAGATGAGTCTGACCACGAGACCCTGACGGCCGTCCTGAGCCCTCTCATTGCCGAGAGGGAGGCCATGAAGAGCAGCAGATTAATGCTTGAGATGGGAGGCATCCTCCGGACTTTCAAGTTCATCTTTAGGGGCACCGGGTATGATGAGAAACTTGTCCGGGAAGTGGAAGGACTCGAGGCTTCCGGCTCAGTCTACATTTGTACCCTTTGTGATGCCACCCGCCTGGAAGCCTCTCAAAATCTTGTCTTCCACTCCATCACCAGAAGCCACGTTGATAATCTGGAACGCTATGAGGTCTGGCGTTCCAACCCATACCATGAGACGGTGGAGGAACTGCGGGACCGGGTGAAGGGGGTCTCGGCCAAACCCTTCATTGAGACGGTCCCTTCCATAGATGCACTCCACTGCGACATCGGCAACGCAGCTGAGTTCTACAAGATTTTCCAGCTGGAGATAGGGGAGGTGTATAAGAACCCCAGTGCCTccaaagaggagaggaaaagatgGCAGGCTGCCTTGGACAAGCACCTCCGGAAGAAGATGAATCTGAAACCAATCATGAGGATGAATGGCAACTTTGCCAGGAAGCTCATGACCAAAGAGACGGTTGAAGCAGTTTGTGAATTAATTCCCTCCGAGGAGAGGCACGAAGCTCTGAGGGAACTAATGGACCTTTATTTGAAGATGAAACCCGTCTGGCGATCATCATGCCCTGCTAAGGAGTGCCCAGAATCCCTCTGCCAGTATAGCTTCAATTCACAGCGTTTCGCTGAGCTCCTCTCCACCAAGTTCAAGTATAGATACGAGGGCAAAATCACCAATTATTTTCACAAAACCCTGGCTCACGTCCCTGAAATTATTGAGAGGGATGGCTCCATTGGGGCCTGGGCAAGTGAGGGAAACGAGTCTGGCAACAAACTGTTTAGGCGTTTCCGGAAAATGAATGCCAGGCAGTCCAAGTGCTACGAAATGGAAGATGTCTTGAAACATCACTGGTTGTATACCTCCAAATACCTGCAGAAGTTTATGAATGCTCATAATGCATTGAAAACTTCAGGGTTTACCATAAACTCCCAGGGAAGCTTAGGGGACTCACTAGACCTAGAGGACTCTCCGGAATCTCAAAATTCAATGGAATTTTAA
- the RAG2 gene encoding V(D)J recombination-activating protein 2, producing MSLQMVTVGNNIALIQPGFSLMNFDGQVFFFGQKGWPKRSCPTGVFHFDIKHNHLKLKPAVFSKDSCYLPPLRYPATCTFKGNLESEKHQYIIHGGKTPNNELSDKIYIMSVVCKNNKKVTFRCTEKDLVGDVPEGRYGHSIDVVYSRGKSVGVLFGGRSYIPSAQRTTEKWNSVADCLPHVFLVDFEFGCSTSYILPELQDGLSFHVSIARNDTIYILGGHSLANNIRPANLYRIRVDLPLGSPAVNCTVMPGGISVSSAILTQISNDEFVIVGGYQLENQKRMVCNIISFEDNKMEIREMETPDWTPDIKHSKIWFGSNMGNGTIFLGIPGDNKQVVSEAFYFYTLKCAEDDVNEDQKTFTNSQTSTEDPGDSTPFEDSEEFCFSAEANSFDGDDEFDTYNEDDEEDESETGYWITCCPTCDVDINTWVPFYSTELNKPAMIYCSHGDGHWVHAQCMDLAESTLIHLSEGSNKYYCNEHVEIARALQTPKRVLPLKKPPLKSLHKKGSGKIITPAKKSFLRRLFD from the coding sequence ATGTCACTACAAATGGTAACAGTCGGTAATAACATAGCCTTAATTCAACCAGGCTTCTCATTAATGAATTTTGATGGGCAAGTTTTCTTCTTTGGCCAAAAAGGCTGGCCCAAAAGGTCCTGCCCCACTGGAGTTTTCCATTTTGATATAAAGCATAACCATCTCAAACTGAAGCCTGCAGTTTTCTCTAAGGACTCCTGTTACCTTCCTCCTCTTCGTTACCCAGCCACTTGCACATTCAAAGGCAACTTAGAGTCTGAAAAGCATCAGTACATCATCCATGGAGGGAAAACACCAAACAATGAGCTTTCAGATAAGATCTATATCATGTCTGTTGTTtgcaagaacaacaaaaaagttacTTTTCGCTGCACAGAGAAAGACTTGGTAGGAGATGTTCCTGAAGGCAGGTATGGTCATTCCATTGATGTGGTGTATAGTCGCGGAAAAAGTGTGGGTGTTCTCTTTGGAGGACGGTCATACATACCTTCCGCCCAAAGAACCACAGAAAAATGGAACAGTGTAGCTGACTGCCTGCCCCATGTTTTCTTGGTGGATTTTGAATTTGGGTGCTCTACATCATACATTCTTCCAGAACTTCAGGATGGGCTATCTTTTCACGTCTCCATTGCCAgaaatgataccatttatattttAGGAGGCCATTCACTTGCCAATAACATCCGCCCTGCCAACCTATACAGAATAAGGGTTGATCTCCCTCTGGGTAGCCCAGCTGTGAATTGCACAGTCATGCCAGGAGGAATCTCTGTCTCCAGTGCAATCCTGACTCAAATAAGCAATGATGAATTTGTTATCGTTGGTGGCTATCAGCTTGAAAATCAAAAAAGAATGGTCTGCAACATCATCTCTTTTGAGGACAACAAGATGGAAATTCGTGAGATGGAAACCCCAGATTGGACCCCAGATATTAAGCACAGCAAGATATGGTTTGGAAGCAACATGGGAAATGGAACTATTTTCCTCGGCATACCAGGAGACAATAAACAGGTTGTTTCAGAAGCATTCTATTTCTATACGTTGAAATGTGCTGAAGACGATGTGAATGAAGATCAGAAAACATTCACAAATAGTCAGACATCAACAGAAGACCCAGGGGACTCCACTCCCTTTGAAGACTCAGAAGAATTTTGTTTCAGTGCAGAAGCAAATAGttttgatggtgatgatgaattTGACACCTATAATGAAGATGATGAGGAAGATGAGTCTGAAACGGGCTATTGGATTACATGCTGCCCTACCTGTGATGTGGATATCAACACTTGGGTACCATTTTATTCAACTGAGCTCAACAAACCTGCCATGATTTACTGCTCTCATGGAGATGGGCATTGGGTCCATGCCCAGTGTATGGATCTGGCAGAAAGCACACTCATCCATCTGTCAGAAGGAAGCAACAAATATTATTGCAACGAGCATGTGGAGATAGCAAGAGCACTGCAAACCCCCAAAAGAGTTCTACCCTTAAAAAAGCCTCCACTGAAATCCCTCCACAAAAAGGGTTCTGGGAAAATTATTACTCCTGCCAAGAAATCCTTTCTTAGAAGGTTGTTTGATTAG